In the genome of Candidatus Methylomirabilis lanthanidiphila, one region contains:
- a CDS encoding DNA-directed RNA polymerase subunit beta, with amino-acid sequence MALVKKSAAAERWSFSKIKEVISIPNLIEIQRRSFDQFLQMKVPPHAREEIGLQGAFAGIFPIFNYDNSASLDFVKYEFGVPKYGAEESLEKGMTYSVPLKVTLRLMVWERPVGSEAGSIRDIKEQEVYLGEMPLMTPQGTFIINGTERVVVSQLHRSPGVFFDHDSGKTHPSGKTLYSARLIPYRGSWLEFEFDANDVLHVRVDRRRRFLVSILLRAIGYGSNEEILNLFYERDVLRVEKGKEILLHVGSTGATSFRVSRDIPDPHTKQLVLGATKRITKAAQKRLQALKIAEVSLYREDLIGRIAAADIVDTKSGEVVLECAQEITEETLEKILNGGVTSFAVLASVDGRDTFEIRESIIRDSTRSEKDALTEMYRRMRPGDPPNEEATKAFLESIFFNPKRYDLSRVGRLKINRKLGLDVPLEVHALMCRRYRPSGMEERIGQVDDIVEAVRYLLRLKHGEAGTSVDDIDHLGNRRVRSAGELLEEQFRIGLARMERAVRERMSTQELETLMPHDLVNAKPVTAALKEFFGSSQLSQFMDQTNPLAELTHKRRLSALGPGGLSRERAGFEVRDVHPTHYGRMCPIETPEGPNVGLIASLSTYARVNDFGFIETPYRKVRDGFVTDEIEYLTADEEEKYTIAQANAELDGRGRFTSDRISARTGGNFVTTPPANVDYMDVAPKQLVGVSTSLVPFLEHDDANRALMGANMQRQAVPLLRPEAPIVGTGMEHPAARDSGTVLVARRGGIVESVTADRIIVRTSDSRGEDGEEDTGVDIYTLVKFRRSNQNTCLTQKPIVGKGERIVKGRVIADGPATQNGELALGQNVMVAFMPWGGYNFEDAILISERLVKDDRYTSIHIEEFEIEARETKLGKEEITRDTPNVGEDALKDLDESGIVRIGAEVKPGDILVGKVTPKGETVLTPEERLLRAIFGEKAEDVRDASLYVPPGICGTVVDVKVFSRKGVEKDERAKSIEDEEVSRLRKDFEDEIGIIAADRDRKLRSLLEGKDVGKEIRSRLTRKIVAPKGKKLTDEILDKLSHEELVDLAGRLDDDLGRKASRISDAADNQVHVLQTLLEERINRATRGDELAPGVFKMVKVYVAMKRKLSVGDKMAGRHGNKGVIAKVLPEEDMPYLPDGTPVEVVLNPLGVPSRMNVGQILETHLGWAAGALGLRVASPVFDGAKEQEIKTWLKRAGLPASGKTVLCDGRTGKPFHQEVTVGYIYLMKLAHLVDDKIHARSIGPYSLITQQPLGGKAQFGGQRFGEMEVWALEAYGAAYTLQEILTVKSDDVVGRTKMYESIVRGDCTLDPGLPESFNVLVKELQSLALDVELKKE; translated from the coding sequence ATGGCCCTCGTGAAGAAGAGCGCGGCTGCTGAGCGCTGGAGTTTCAGCAAGATCAAAGAGGTGATCTCTATTCCCAATCTGATTGAGATCCAGCGGCGATCCTTCGATCAATTCCTGCAAATGAAGGTACCGCCGCACGCGCGCGAGGAGATCGGGCTTCAGGGGGCCTTCGCCGGCATCTTCCCGATTTTCAATTACGATAATTCAGCGTCTTTGGACTTCGTGAAATACGAGTTCGGGGTACCCAAGTACGGCGCCGAGGAATCGCTGGAAAAGGGAATGACGTACTCCGTTCCGCTTAAGGTGACTCTTCGCCTGATGGTATGGGAGAGGCCCGTCGGCTCTGAGGCCGGCAGTATCAGGGACATTAAAGAGCAGGAGGTCTACCTGGGCGAGATGCCCCTGATGACGCCGCAGGGTACCTTCATTATCAACGGTACGGAGCGGGTGGTGGTCAGCCAGCTCCATCGCTCCCCAGGCGTGTTCTTCGATCACGACAGCGGTAAGACACACCCGAGCGGTAAGACCCTCTACTCCGCTCGTCTTATTCCGTACCGAGGCTCCTGGCTGGAATTCGAGTTCGATGCCAATGACGTACTGCATGTTCGGGTGGACCGAAGACGGCGGTTTCTGGTGTCGATCCTGCTGCGAGCAATCGGCTATGGGAGCAATGAGGAGATTCTGAACCTCTTCTACGAGCGGGATGTGTTGCGTGTAGAGAAAGGGAAGGAGATCCTGCTCCATGTGGGGTCAACTGGCGCCACCAGTTTCCGGGTAAGTCGGGATATTCCCGATCCTCATACCAAGCAACTGGTTCTTGGGGCGACGAAGCGAATTACGAAGGCCGCTCAGAAGCGACTGCAAGCACTGAAGATTGCGGAGGTGTCGCTGTACAGAGAGGATCTCATCGGTCGGATTGCCGCTGCTGATATTGTAGACACAAAGAGTGGCGAGGTCGTCCTTGAATGCGCACAGGAGATCACAGAAGAGACGCTGGAAAAGATTCTGAACGGCGGCGTGACCAGCTTCGCCGTACTGGCCAGCGTGGACGGCCGGGATACGTTTGAGATTCGGGAAAGCATCATTCGCGACTCGACCCGCTCCGAGAAGGACGCGCTCACCGAGATGTACCGGAGAATGCGACCGGGTGATCCGCCCAACGAGGAGGCCACCAAGGCGTTCCTTGAATCCATCTTTTTTAATCCAAAGCGCTACGACCTGTCCAGAGTGGGACGCCTGAAGATCAATCGCAAGCTTGGGCTCGACGTGCCGCTTGAGGTTCATGCCCTCATGTGCCGTCGATATCGACCCTCCGGTATGGAAGAGCGGATAGGTCAGGTAGATGATATCGTGGAGGCTGTTCGATATCTCCTCAGGCTGAAGCATGGGGAGGCCGGGACCTCCGTCGACGACATTGACCATCTGGGCAATCGTCGAGTCCGATCAGCCGGGGAACTCCTGGAGGAACAGTTCCGGATCGGATTGGCTCGTATGGAGCGGGCGGTCCGAGAGCGGATGAGTACGCAGGAATTGGAGACCCTAATGCCGCACGACCTGGTCAATGCCAAGCCGGTCACGGCGGCGCTGAAGGAGTTTTTCGGCAGCTCCCAGCTTTCTCAGTTTATGGACCAGACCAACCCGTTGGCTGAACTGACCCATAAGCGGCGGCTGTCGGCCCTTGGTCCAGGAGGACTGTCGAGGGAGCGAGCCGGGTTTGAGGTTCGAGACGTCCATCCGACGCACTACGGTCGGATGTGTCCGATCGAGACGCCGGAAGGCCCAAACGTCGGTCTTATCGCGAGCCTGTCTACGTATGCCCGCGTCAACGATTTCGGCTTCATTGAGACACCGTATCGTAAGGTTCGTGATGGGTTCGTGACCGACGAGATCGAGTATCTGACGGCCGATGAAGAAGAGAAGTACACTATCGCGCAGGCTAATGCAGAACTCGACGGACGGGGACGGTTTACGTCAGATCGTATTTCGGCGAGAACGGGCGGCAACTTTGTTACCACGCCCCCGGCGAATGTCGACTACATGGATGTCGCCCCGAAGCAACTTGTTGGGGTCTCTACATCACTGGTTCCGTTCCTCGAACACGACGACGCGAATCGCGCCCTCATGGGCGCCAACATGCAGCGTCAGGCGGTCCCCCTTCTGCGACCGGAGGCTCCCATAGTTGGGACCGGGATGGAACACCCCGCGGCGAGAGACTCGGGAACGGTGTTGGTGGCCAGGCGGGGAGGCATCGTTGAATCGGTGACCGCCGATCGGATCATCGTCCGCACCTCGGACAGCAGGGGTGAAGACGGCGAAGAGGATACGGGGGTGGATATCTACACCTTGGTGAAGTTTCGCCGCAGCAACCAGAACACCTGCCTCACGCAAAAGCCGATTGTGGGCAAGGGCGAGCGGATTGTCAAGGGTCGGGTGATCGCTGACGGGCCGGCGACTCAAAACGGTGAACTGGCACTTGGACAGAACGTGATGGTCGCGTTTATGCCGTGGGGCGGCTATAACTTTGAAGACGCCATCCTGATCAGCGAGCGGCTGGTGAAGGATGATCGCTATACCTCGATTCACATTGAGGAGTTCGAGATCGAAGCGCGTGAGACCAAGTTGGGAAAGGAGGAGATCACTCGCGATACCCCAAATGTGGGCGAGGACGCGCTCAAAGATCTCGATGAAAGCGGAATCGTTCGGATCGGGGCTGAGGTGAAGCCCGGGGATATTCTCGTGGGGAAGGTAACCCCTAAAGGTGAAACCGTCCTCACTCCGGAGGAGCGACTGTTGCGGGCCATCTTTGGTGAGAAGGCCGAGGATGTGCGGGACGCCTCGCTCTATGTCCCACCAGGGATCTGCGGCACTGTCGTCGACGTGAAGGTCTTCTCGAGAAAAGGTGTTGAGAAGGATGAGCGGGCGAAGTCCATCGAGGATGAGGAGGTCAGTCGACTCCGCAAGGATTTCGAAGACGAGATCGGCATCATCGCGGCGGATCGAGATAGAAAATTGCGCTCCCTCCTCGAAGGAAAAGATGTCGGCAAGGAGATTCGGAGCAGGCTGACGCGTAAGATCGTCGCTCCAAAGGGTAAGAAATTGACCGACGAGATTCTTGACAAGCTCTCCCACGAGGAGTTGGTGGATCTCGCAGGACGATTGGACGACGATCTGGGTCGAAAGGCGAGCAGAATCAGCGACGCGGCGGACAACCAGGTCCACGTGCTGCAGACGCTGTTGGAGGAGCGAATCAACAGAGCGACCCGAGGAGATGAATTAGCCCCCGGGGTGTTCAAGATGGTCAAGGTCTACGTCGCCATGAAGCGAAAGCTCTCTGTCGGCGATAAGATGGCCGGCCGCCACGGGAATAAGGGCGTCATCGCGAAGGTCCTGCCTGAGGAGGACATGCCCTATCTACCCGATGGAACGCCTGTTGAGGTGGTCCTGAATCCGCTGGGCGTGCCTTCTCGAATGAATGTGGGTCAGATCCTGGAGACCCACCTGGGCTGGGCGGCAGGGGCGTTGGGGCTGCGGGTTGCCTCGCCGGTCTTTGATGGAGCCAAGGAGCAAGAGATTAAGACGTGGCTCAAGCGAGCCGGTCTCCCCGCCTCGGGGAAGACCGTTCTCTGCGACGGACGCACCGGAAAGCCGTTTCACCAGGAGGTCACGGTCGGCTACATCTACCTCATGAAGCTGGCCCATCTCGTGGATGACAAGATTCACGCCCGTTCTATCGGGCCCTACTCGTTGATTACCCAACAACCCCTGGGCGGCAAGGCTCAGTTTGGCGGACAGCGATTCGGTGAGATGGAGGTGTGGGCGCTGGAAGCGTATGGGGCGGCGTATACCCTCCAGGAGATACTGACCGTCAAGTCGGATGATGTCGTGGGACGAACAAAGATGTACGAGTCGATTGTCAGGGGTGACTGTACGCTCGATCCGGGGCTTCCGGAATCGTTTAACGTCCTGGTCAAGGAGCTGCAAAGCCTGGCGCTGG
- a CDS encoding 50S ribosomal protein L7/L12: protein MSKVTVDDVLDSIETWTVLDLNKLVKGIEDKFGVSAAAMMPVAAAGQGGASAAAAPAAEEKTEFSVILVSAGEKKIQVIKEVRAITGLGLKEAKDLVEGAPKPVKEGLSKADADEIKAKLEATGATAELK from the coding sequence ATGTCAAAGGTCACAGTTGATGATGTGTTGGATTCGATTGAGACGTGGACGGTGTTGGACCTCAATAAATTGGTGAAGGGGATTGAGGATAAATTTGGGGTCTCCGCAGCGGCGATGATGCCTGTGGCGGCGGCCGGTCAAGGTGGGGCGTCGGCCGCTGCAGCACCAGCCGCTGAGGAGAAGACGGAGTTCTCGGTGATCCTCGTCTCTGCAGGGGAAAAGAAGATCCAGGTAATCAAGGAGGTAAGAGCCATTACCGGGCTGGGTCTGAAAGAGGCCAAGGACCTGGTCGAGGGCGCTCCGAAACCGGTAAAGGAAGGACTGTCGAAAGCCGACGCGGACGAGATCAAAGCGAAGCTTGAGGCAACCGGTGCGACTGCAGAGCTCAAGTAA